From Crateriforma spongiae, a single genomic window includes:
- a CDS encoding metallophosphoesterase family protein, whose protein sequence is MPGESFRFIHASDFHLERPLGDLDQLPPHLRDALADSPRSAAAAVFDAATADNIDFLVLCGDLVNPSTAGPHAMALLLDGFEKLHAKKTPVFWSAGVADDPQRWPDAAPLPPNVTLFPKDRAIAVPVQRSGRTICHVIGRSSDGRSTLHVPGYRIDPVDEYTVAIGHGSAEAAALAEGHFDYWALGGRHNRQEIEQGANAAAVQCGTPQGRCLQETGPHGYCVVDVDSDQTTRVHQVECDTFRYCHEQIDAAEVIQVGTLKNLLGERIARLAHENGGRQLLVGWEINVATAEHLSAIGDPDETLRWLRREYGHGTPAAWSIALTVNPPRQFPKSWNDEDTILGDFLRAAAKHRENDSRELNLLPFTEEHDIGQPGGLPTTTSSLLAEIAASDRGRLLDQATLLGVDLLRGGKPQLVQKS, encoded by the coding sequence ATGCCGGGCGAATCATTTCGCTTCATTCACGCCAGCGACTTTCACCTCGAACGTCCTCTGGGCGATTTGGACCAGTTGCCGCCTCATTTGCGCGACGCGCTGGCCGACTCGCCACGATCGGCCGCTGCCGCGGTGTTTGATGCGGCGACTGCCGACAACATCGACTTTTTGGTGTTGTGTGGCGATCTGGTGAATCCTTCCACCGCCGGCCCGCACGCAATGGCGTTGCTGCTGGATGGTTTTGAAAAGCTGCACGCCAAGAAGACACCGGTCTTTTGGAGCGCCGGGGTGGCCGACGACCCACAGCGTTGGCCCGATGCCGCACCGTTGCCGCCCAATGTGACGTTGTTTCCCAAGGATCGCGCCATCGCGGTCCCCGTCCAGCGCAGCGGCCGAACGATCTGCCACGTCATCGGACGCAGCAGCGACGGACGCAGCACGCTGCATGTCCCGGGTTATCGCATCGATCCTGTCGACGAATACACGGTTGCCATCGGGCACGGATCCGCGGAGGCCGCGGCCCTGGCCGAAGGCCATTTTGATTATTGGGCGTTGGGTGGGCGACACAATCGACAAGAAATCGAACAAGGGGCCAACGCGGCAGCCGTTCAGTGTGGAACACCACAGGGACGTTGCTTGCAGGAAACCGGACCGCACGGTTATTGCGTTGTCGATGTGGATTCGGATCAAACGACGCGGGTCCACCAAGTGGAATGCGATACGTTTCGATACTGTCACGAACAAATCGATGCAGCGGAGGTGATTCAGGTCGGCACGCTGAAGAATCTGTTGGGCGAACGCATTGCCCGTCTGGCCCACGAAAACGGCGGGCGTCAGTTGCTGGTCGGCTGGGAAATCAACGTTGCCACCGCAGAGCATTTGTCGGCGATCGGTGATCCGGACGAAACGTTGCGATGGCTGCGTCGCGAATACGGCCACGGAACGCCGGCGGCTTGGTCGATTGCATTGACCGTCAATCCGCCTCGACAGTTCCCCAAGTCTTGGAACGACGAAGACACGATTCTGGGCGACTTTCTGCGTGCCGCGGCAAAGCATCGTGAAAACGATAGTCGTGAATTGAATCTGTTGCCGTTCACCGAAGAACATGACATCGGCCAGCCCGGCGGGTTGCCGACGACGACGTCCAGTCTGCTGGCGGAAATCGCCGCATCGGATCGCGGACGGTTGCTGGACCAGGCGACGCTGCTTGGTGTCGATTTGCTCAGAGGCGGGAAGCCCCAGTTGGTGCAAAAATCATGA
- a CDS encoding AAA family ATPase, translating to MKIKDIQIDGFGVWTGLSVDSMPEGMTLFYGPNEAGKTTLMQFIRAMLYGFTQERREKYLPPIHGGTPGGALRVTGPGGGYEIRRTSQLTDNSATGRLTVTGQDGLSQGQHRLGSLLGQIDEPIFTNVFAIGIRELQELSTLDGTAAADELYKLSSGLDRVSLVDVLRGLRAGRQDLVGQSGGEQEQQQNRLFGMLKRRENLRREVEQLTRHSRRWTELASQRRAQQQEIEQLSERMGSWEKEAKCVETATSVLDTWQQREALQEEIHQTELQTELPDEAPGQLVQIDAMMDERRAKLEEIKAKRREVREKAEQLPVSRRMLELQGRIEAATEQATWVEALEEQIERLDAQVDKARKQLESDADRLGIDEEDRAAICRGDLNCLPDLSKQTLTALAEPARNVKEAMYALKQARNEGLAHKKKADQLREDLDEVLRRANANNLQQAIRQQNDRINVLRQRIQLGEHLDKLKRHYRDLERESVDLATDEALPVDRMLLLGVPFFAGGALLMYGLFHLLNIQTFVAQPDPTYGMLYLTLGMIAMLIFYMGRENGRRANSLDLEDCERQIESIRRQIRDLESEANDVDASLPTNAENLQQRLRDAESLAADLDAALPTYHSQAAADQAYKSARSRASKAADDVKASRRAWASTLERLGLSESMSPQSVRKLGDGYETLQASIRRVDELKAERDQRQRELQTLAKRIEDLYLEALEVQRESVDEDALMYEDDEDDKAQQQRIVARPRTGPLDQLNHLQEELSRQRHWIKRRRTLKDQDDHYKKQQAGHARAIERGEQQRRALWAKCGVATAEQFYELVDAKARLREMRIQIKELDQQVRKIIGTHVDYDEVATAIDGATAQDLDKRWESLTTRMTETEERVALLRTQQGQLAQEMKQLGEDGRLTVAQLELECLDRQIAAATRRWQTLAMASSLLEDVCSTVERERQPETLREASSFLSQLTDGKYTRIWTPLGTSKLKIDDAEGNSLPLEVLSRGTGEAVFIALRLSLAAAYSRRGVMLPLVLDDVLVNFDRERAVSAARTLKTFAELGHQVMMFTCHDHIVEIFHDIDVQVRQLPTQGEPGRAEVLPPPVFDEEPVEYEEEEITVAEPVVELEEEQPEVVTPRIQFIQKSLKKPQTKTVVVEKPVPVHAEPKVIVQPAPPKPEPKPEPVKPRPLPQPKPAPQPEPVYEYIEEVEYLDDEPEPRSLDWAWFQREPADGRIDDDEAVAEIARSEWVGDESLAAMNTNRHARRDVGQTAHPGDAPGDDGSWWDGARAAS from the coding sequence ATGAAGATCAAAGACATCCAGATCGATGGTTTCGGCGTTTGGACCGGCCTTTCGGTCGATTCGATGCCCGAAGGCATGACGCTGTTTTACGGGCCCAACGAAGCCGGCAAAACGACGCTGATGCAGTTCATCCGCGCGATGCTGTATGGCTTCACTCAAGAACGTCGCGAAAAGTATTTGCCACCGATTCATGGTGGCACCCCCGGCGGTGCGCTGCGTGTGACCGGCCCCGGCGGTGGTTATGAGATTCGCCGCACGTCACAGTTGACCGACAACAGTGCGACCGGTCGTCTGACGGTGACCGGACAAGACGGCTTGTCACAGGGCCAGCATCGTTTGGGCAGTCTGTTGGGACAGATCGACGAGCCCATCTTCACCAACGTGTTTGCCATCGGCATTCGCGAATTACAGGAATTGAGCACGCTGGACGGAACGGCCGCGGCCGACGAACTGTACAAGCTGTCCAGTGGTTTGGATCGTGTGTCGTTGGTTGATGTGCTGCGCGGACTTCGTGCCGGTCGCCAAGATTTGGTCGGGCAATCAGGTGGCGAACAAGAGCAGCAACAAAACCGGCTGTTCGGCATGCTGAAACGCCGCGAAAACCTGCGCCGCGAAGTCGAACAATTGACGCGGCACAGTCGCCGCTGGACCGAACTGGCCAGCCAACGCCGCGCCCAACAGCAGGAAATTGAACAGCTGTCCGAACGCATGGGCAGTTGGGAAAAGGAAGCCAAGTGCGTTGAAACCGCCACCAGCGTTCTGGACACGTGGCAGCAGCGTGAAGCGTTGCAGGAAGAGATCCACCAAACCGAACTGCAAACCGAATTGCCCGACGAAGCACCCGGGCAACTGGTCCAGATCGATGCGATGATGGACGAACGTCGCGCGAAGCTGGAGGAGATCAAAGCCAAACGACGCGAGGTGCGCGAGAAAGCCGAACAGTTGCCCGTCAGCCGGCGGATGTTGGAACTGCAAGGGCGCATCGAAGCGGCCACCGAACAGGCGACGTGGGTCGAAGCACTCGAAGAACAAATCGAACGCCTGGATGCCCAGGTCGACAAGGCGCGGAAACAACTGGAATCCGATGCCGATCGGTTGGGGATCGACGAAGAAGACCGCGCAGCGATCTGTCGTGGCGATTTGAACTGTTTGCCCGACTTGTCCAAGCAAACGTTGACGGCTCTGGCTGAACCGGCCCGGAACGTCAAGGAAGCGATGTATGCCCTGAAGCAGGCACGCAACGAGGGACTGGCCCATAAGAAAAAGGCCGACCAACTGCGCGAAGACTTGGACGAGGTCTTGCGCCGGGCGAACGCGAACAACTTGCAACAAGCGATTCGTCAACAGAACGATCGCATCAACGTGCTTCGCCAACGCATCCAATTGGGCGAACACCTGGACAAGCTGAAACGGCACTATCGCGATCTGGAACGCGAGTCCGTCGACTTGGCCACCGACGAAGCATTGCCGGTCGATCGGATGCTATTGCTGGGCGTGCCGTTCTTTGCCGGCGGCGCGCTCTTGATGTACGGCTTGTTCCATCTGTTGAACATCCAAACGTTTGTGGCACAGCCGGACCCGACCTACGGAATGCTGTATCTGACGTTGGGGATGATCGCGATGCTAATCTTCTACATGGGACGCGAAAATGGCCGCCGTGCCAATTCGTTGGACCTGGAGGATTGCGAGCGTCAGATCGAATCGATTCGTCGCCAGATCCGCGACTTGGAATCGGAAGCCAACGATGTCGATGCATCGCTGCCGACCAACGCAGAAAACCTGCAACAACGATTGCGTGATGCCGAATCTTTGGCCGCCGATCTGGACGCGGCCCTGCCGACCTACCACAGCCAAGCCGCGGCCGACCAAGCCTACAAATCGGCGCGTTCGCGTGCATCCAAGGCCGCCGATGACGTGAAGGCGTCCCGTCGCGCATGGGCGTCCACGTTGGAACGCCTGGGCTTAAGCGAATCAATGTCGCCGCAAAGCGTTCGAAAGCTTGGCGACGGCTACGAAACACTGCAGGCCAGCATCCGCCGCGTGGATGAGCTGAAGGCCGAACGTGACCAACGTCAACGTGAATTGCAAACGTTGGCAAAACGCATCGAAGACCTGTACCTGGAAGCATTGGAAGTCCAGCGTGAATCGGTCGATGAAGATGCGTTGATGTACGAGGATGACGAAGACGACAAGGCCCAACAGCAACGCATCGTTGCCCGGCCTCGCACCGGCCCGCTGGACCAGTTGAACCACTTGCAAGAAGAACTGTCGCGTCAGCGGCACTGGATCAAACGTCGTCGAACGTTGAAGGACCAAGACGACCATTACAAGAAACAACAGGCCGGACACGCTCGGGCAATCGAACGAGGCGAACAACAGCGACGTGCGTTGTGGGCCAAATGTGGTGTGGCGACTGCCGAGCAGTTTTACGAACTGGTCGACGCCAAGGCGCGTTTGCGTGAAATGCGAATCCAGATCAAAGAACTGGATCAACAAGTCCGCAAAATCATTGGCACCCATGTGGACTATGACGAAGTCGCTACGGCGATCGACGGCGCGACCGCCCAAGACTTGGACAAGCGTTGGGAATCGTTGACGACTCGGATGACCGAGACGGAAGAACGCGTCGCTTTGCTGCGGACCCAACAGGGCCAGCTGGCACAAGAAATGAAGCAGTTGGGCGAAGACGGCCGTTTGACCGTGGCACAGTTGGAACTGGAGTGCCTGGATCGTCAAATCGCAGCAGCGACACGGCGGTGGCAAACCCTGGCGATGGCCAGCAGTTTGTTGGAAGACGTTTGCAGCACGGTCGAACGTGAACGACAACCGGAAACCTTGCGCGAAGCATCATCTTTCTTGAGCCAATTGACCGACGGAAAGTACACGCGTATCTGGACGCCGCTGGGCACCAGCAAGCTGAAGATTGACGATGCCGAAGGCAACTCGTTGCCACTGGAAGTGCTAAGCCGCGGGACGGGGGAAGCCGTCTTCATCGCATTGCGACTGTCATTGGCGGCCGCCTATTCGCGGCGCGGTGTGATGTTGCCGTTGGTCTTGGACGACGTCCTGGTGAACTTTGACCGGGAACGCGCCGTCAGTGCCGCCCGCACGTTGAAGACGTTCGCGGAACTGGGCCACCAAGTGATGATGTTTACCTGCCACGACCATATCGTCGAAATCTTCCACGACATCGACGTGCAGGTCCGGCAATTGCCCACGCAAGGCGAACCCGGTCGGGCGGAAGTTTTGCCGCCGCCGGTCTTTGACGAAGAACCGGTGGAATACGAGGAAGAAGAGATCACCGTTGCCGAGCCGGTGGTGGAATTGGAAGAAGAGCAGCCGGAGGTGGTCACGCCGCGAATTCAGTTCATTCAAAAGTCACTGAAGAAGCCTCAAACCAAAACGGTGGTTGTCGAAAAGCCTGTGCCGGTTCACGCCGAGCCGAAGGTGATTGTCCAACCGGCACCGCCGAAGCCCGAGCCCAAACCAGAACCGGTGAAGCCGCGACCGTTGCCCCAGCCGAAACCCGCGCCTCAGCCTGAGCCGGTATACGAGTACATCGAGGAAGTGGAGTACCTGGACGATGAACCAGAGCCCAGATCCCTGGATTGGGCATGGTTCCAACGTGAACCCGCCGACGGTCGGATCGACGATGACGAAGCCGTGGCGGAAATCGCACGCAGCGAATGGGTGGGCGACGAATCATTGGCCGCGATGAACACCAATCGACACGCCCGTCGTGACGTCGGTCAAACGGCACACCCCGGTGATGCACCGGGAGACGACGGATCGTGGTGGGACGGCGCCCGAGCGGCAAGCTGA
- a CDS encoding lysylphosphatidylglycerol synthase transmembrane domain-containing protein has protein sequence MNALDPIEPTARDNPDAQASSESRADAPTPRPPGDPADEDTPGEEHGPAAGRSLITAGLMTGAKFLIPAAIIAYLLIYRVKPEDWAEIRDQPKNFLLLAAALAVALGAMSLSFARWCLLVRAQGIHLTMLEAFRLGAICFLLSFVSAGSVGGDLFKAIFLARRRPGKRVEAVASVLVDRGVGLYGLLLLVAAALLTTNPSGDADLTNIKIVTAALIATGTAVLMVLILGGRGVDSLVRWASDWPIVGPIIARVGPPLRMFHHHRLAFGASVVMSLGVQSMLAISVYLIARGLYASPPSFTEHFVIVPIGMLASALPLTPAGLGVFEAALEWLYTIVPATPTEAKGTLVALVFELVKVIMAAIGTVFYWTANAEVRQSLEAEPDAGI, from the coding sequence ATGAACGCCTTGGACCCCATCGAACCGACCGCCCGGGACAATCCGGACGCACAGGCCAGCTCCGAATCCCGGGCCGACGCCCCCACCCCACGACCGCCCGGGGATCCCGCCGACGAAGACACGCCGGGCGAGGAACATGGCCCCGCGGCCGGTCGATCGTTGATCACCGCGGGTCTGATGACGGGGGCAAAGTTCCTGATTCCCGCAGCGATCATCGCCTATTTGTTGATCTATCGCGTGAAGCCCGAAGACTGGGCCGAAATCCGCGACCAGCCGAAAAACTTCCTGCTGTTGGCCGCTGCACTGGCGGTCGCACTCGGGGCGATGTCGCTGTCGTTCGCCCGCTGGTGCCTGTTGGTCCGTGCGCAAGGCATCCACCTGACGATGCTGGAAGCTTTCCGGTTGGGGGCGATTTGCTTCCTGCTTAGCTTCGTTTCCGCCGGCAGCGTCGGCGGCGATCTGTTCAAAGCGATCTTTCTGGCGCGGCGTCGTCCCGGCAAACGCGTCGAAGCGGTCGCGTCGGTTTTGGTCGATCGCGGCGTCGGGCTGTACGGGCTGTTGCTGTTGGTTGCCGCCGCGTTGCTGACCACCAACCCGAGCGGTGACGCCGATCTGACGAACATCAAAATCGTCACCGCGGCGTTGATCGCAACCGGCACCGCAGTCTTGATGGTGTTGATCCTGGGCGGTCGCGGCGTCGATTCGCTGGTGCGGTGGGCCAGCGATTGGCCGATCGTCGGTCCAATCATCGCCCGCGTCGGACCACCGTTGCGGATGTTTCATCACCATCGGCTTGCGTTTGGGGCCTCGGTGGTGATGAGTCTGGGTGTGCAATCGATGTTGGCGATCAGCGTCTACCTGATCGCTCGCGGTCTGTACGCATCACCGCCCAGTTTTACCGAACACTTTGTGATCGTTCCCATCGGGATGTTGGCTTCGGCATTGCCGTTGACGCCGGCAGGATTGGGCGTGTTCGAAGCGGCTTTGGAATGGCTTTACACGATCGTCCCGGCCACACCCACCGAAGCCAAAGGGACCTTGGTCGCGCTGGTGTTTGAGTTGGTCAAAGTGATCATGGCGGCGATCGGGACTGTTTTCTACTGGACGGCCAACGCCGAAGTCCGCCAATCGCTGGAAGCCGAACCCGACGCGGGGATCTAA
- a CDS encoding small basic protein produces MSIDQSLKVKAGAIKSRNVLTRAERVARLKQLDKFDENEAIVGMPKVRVQKISLKKKKKVKKADDDK; encoded by the coding sequence ATGTCGATCGACCAAAGCCTGAAGGTGAAAGCCGGGGCCATCAAGTCCCGGAACGTTCTGACCCGTGCCGAGCGTGTCGCACGGCTGAAACAACTGGACAAGTTTGACGAGAACGAAGCGATCGTGGGCATGCCCAAGGTTCGCGTCCAAAAGATCTCGCTGAAGAAGAAGAAGAAGGTCAAGAAGGCCGACGACGACAAGTAG
- a CDS encoding acyl-CoA desaturase translates to MPVADDQIPGLPTSSNASDAAAADSASAADVPSGGGQVAQVTEAPSKTPDGSADPDSASGVRDPQRLPLPEATQPLQVMWRYVVVLSVVHLIAMLAVIPWLFTWSGLVFAIAGHFVFGMLGITIGYHRLLTHRGFTCPKWLEHGLALLGICNLQDSPARWVAIHRMHHQHSDHQPDPHSPLASFLWGHVGWVVCRHKDLDTTRHYERYVRDLLKDPFYLRLERGDVWFLVYVGHALLLTLMGGVWGWIASGGSWAEAGRYMASWFVWTVAVRTVFVLHGTWAVNSFAHFFGYRNYETRDDSRNNWMVAIFTHGEGWHNNHHASPRAARHGHKWYEFDMSWWVIRTWEMMGLAKDVVRPKT, encoded by the coding sequence ATGCCCGTCGCCGACGACCAAATTCCGGGGCTGCCAACTTCATCGAACGCCAGTGATGCTGCGGCGGCGGATTCTGCGTCCGCCGCTGATGTGCCATCCGGTGGCGGCCAGGTTGCTCAGGTGACCGAGGCACCGTCAAAAACGCCTGATGGTTCGGCCGACCCCGATTCCGCGTCGGGCGTTCGTGATCCCCAGCGGCTGCCTTTGCCCGAAGCCACCCAGCCGCTGCAGGTGATGTGGCGCTATGTCGTCGTTCTTTCCGTGGTCCATCTGATCGCGATGCTGGCGGTGATCCCCTGGCTGTTCACTTGGTCCGGACTGGTCTTTGCCATCGCCGGACACTTTGTTTTCGGCATGCTTGGGATCACGATCGGTTACCATCGGTTGCTGACCCACCGTGGATTCACCTGTCCGAAGTGGCTGGAACACGGATTGGCGCTGCTGGGCATCTGTAACTTGCAAGACAGCCCGGCGCGTTGGGTGGCCATCCACCGGATGCATCATCAGCACAGCGATCACCAACCGGATCCACACAGCCCACTGGCCAGTTTCTTGTGGGGCCATGTCGGTTGGGTCGTCTGTCGCCACAAAGACTTGGACACCACGCGGCATTACGAACGCTATGTCCGTGATTTGCTGAAAGATCCGTTCTACTTGCGTTTGGAACGCGGCGACGTTTGGTTTTTGGTTTATGTCGGTCACGCCCTTTTGTTGACTCTGATGGGTGGCGTTTGGGGATGGATCGCCAGCGGTGGATCTTGGGCCGAAGCCGGGCGTTACATGGCCAGTTGGTTCGTGTGGACCGTTGCGGTGCGAACCGTGTTCGTGTTGCACGGAACCTGGGCGGTCAACTCGTTCGCCCACTTCTTTGGCTACCGTAACTATGAAACCCGCGACGACAGTCGCAACAACTGGATGGTGGCCATCTTTACCCACGGCGAAGGCTGGCATAACAACCACCACGCCTCCCCGCGTGCCGCACGGCACGGGCACAAGTGGTACGAATTTGACATGTCGTGGTGGGTCATTCGCACCTGGGAAATGATGGGCTTGGCCAAAGACGTGGTCCGTCCCAAAACCTGA
- a CDS encoding MFS transporter, whose amino-acid sequence MPESSAVRITEVVPFSDLPNESAAMSKPIRLSIMMFLQFFVWGVFFVTMGGYLTNLFAAYEEKGTLNSIVANIYATQTWAALCAPLIVGFVADRLLNKEHVLAILHLAGAGLLYWVSTIEDSPTMFFVAMLAFFICYMPTLAVVNTLTFQNVASPDRDFPKIRLWGTIGWIVGGLVVSQSFFGIFPLKVLPGVDDAGGSAVQFQLAAAASLIYGIYAFTLPSSPPEGKGKPVNIIKLLGFDAISLLKNPSYAVFALCSFLICIPLAFYYARTGDFVKLMAFGDDTGGVMALGQVSEIVFMALVPVFLARLGVKKMLLVGMIAWALRYVLFGLMPSNSAMLILGIMLHGICYDFFFVTGQLYTDRVAPPETRTSAQALVGLLTYGAGMLVGNYVSGFWGDSVVKLDATTAEGWEAGAAMFWLMPAVFAGVVAVIFALSFWDKTEVTEEMAEEKPIDLGPATT is encoded by the coding sequence ATGCCAGAATCATCGGCTGTTCGCATCACCGAAGTCGTTCCGTTTTCCGATTTGCCCAACGAATCCGCTGCCATGTCCAAGCCGATCCGACTAAGCATCATGATGTTCCTGCAATTTTTTGTATGGGGCGTTTTCTTTGTCACGATGGGCGGTTATCTGACCAACCTGTTCGCCGCGTACGAAGAAAAGGGCACGTTGAATTCGATCGTCGCCAACATCTATGCGACGCAGACTTGGGCGGCCCTGTGTGCCCCGCTGATTGTCGGATTCGTCGCCGACCGATTGCTGAACAAGGAACACGTGCTGGCGATTTTGCACTTGGCCGGTGCGGGTTTGCTGTATTGGGTCAGCACGATCGAAGATTCGCCGACGATGTTCTTCGTCGCCATGTTGGCGTTTTTCATCTGCTACATGCCCACGCTGGCGGTGGTCAACACGCTGACCTTCCAGAACGTGGCATCGCCGGATCGTGATTTCCCCAAGATTCGATTGTGGGGAACGATCGGCTGGATCGTCGGCGGCCTGGTGGTGTCCCAATCCTTCTTTGGGATCTTTCCGCTGAAGGTGCTTCCCGGTGTCGACGACGCGGGCGGATCGGCGGTCCAGTTTCAATTGGCCGCTGCGGCCAGTTTGATCTACGGGATCTATGCGTTCACATTGCCTTCGTCGCCGCCGGAAGGCAAAGGCAAACCGGTCAACATTATCAAACTGTTGGGATTCGATGCGATCAGTTTGCTGAAGAATCCGTCCTACGCGGTTTTCGCTTTGTGCTCGTTCCTGATCTGTATCCCGCTTGCGTTCTATTACGCACGAACCGGCGACTTCGTGAAGCTGATGGCGTTTGGCGACGATACCGGCGGCGTGATGGCGCTGGGTCAGGTCAGCGAAATCGTGTTCATGGCGTTGGTGCCCGTGTTCTTGGCTCGACTGGGCGTCAAGAAGATGCTGCTGGTTGGCATGATCGCTTGGGCGTTGCGATACGTCTTGTTTGGCCTGATGCCATCGAATTCGGCGATGCTGATCTTGGGCATCATGCTGCACGGCATCTGCTATGACTTCTTCTTTGTGACCGGCCAACTGTACACCGACCGCGTTGCACCGCCGGAAACACGGACCAGCGCCCAGGCGTTGGTCGGCTTGCTGACCTATGGTGCCGGCATGTTGGTCGGCAACTACGTGTCGGGGTTCTGGGGCGACAGCGTCGTGAAGTTGGATGCCACGACCGCCGAGGGCTGGGAAGCCGGTGCCGCGATGTTCTGGCTGATGCCAGCGGTATTTGCCGGCGTGGTGGCCGTGATCTTTGCCCTAAGCTTCTGGGACAAGACCGAGGTCACCGAAGAAATGGCCGAAGAGAAGCCCATCGACCTGGGCCCGGCCACGACCTGA
- a CDS encoding helix-turn-helix domain-containing protein has translation MLIDQVLKATQGNLSEASTRLGISRPTLRSRLKQLGLTRH, from the coding sequence GTGTTGATCGATCAAGTGCTGAAAGCGACGCAAGGAAACTTGAGCGAAGCCAGTACACGCCTGGGTATCAGTCGCCCGACCCTGCGCAGCCGTCTCAAGCAACTGGGTTTGACGCGACACTAA
- a CDS encoding class I SAM-dependent methyltransferase: MPASTHLCVAQDALLSESPTASDTADAPPKESARRVYLDRIVAQPMSHRGASWLIRPEREEEESVREGFDQLQLRPGMVVCDLGCGNGFWTLPMARDVAPDGRVLAVDIQPQMLQKLAARSRRADVDNVQPILGRINDPKLPAGQVDLLLMVDVYHEFSHPESMLWSIRRSLKPKGVVALFEYRAEDPSVPIKPLHKMSKRQIIREYNANGLKLVREYNQLPWQHLMFFARDDSPLPEIDPVATKDVLEQIKASR, from the coding sequence ATGCCGGCGTCCACCCATTTGTGCGTCGCACAAGACGCACTGTTGTCAGAATCACCAACCGCATCCGATACGGCCGATGCCCCGCCCAAAGAATCCGCCCGCCGGGTTTATTTGGATCGCATCGTCGCCCAGCCGATGTCACATCGTGGTGCGTCTTGGCTGATCCGTCCCGAACGTGAAGAAGAAGAAAGCGTCCGCGAAGGATTCGACCAACTTCAATTGCGACCCGGCATGGTGGTGTGCGACCTGGGTTGCGGCAACGGTTTTTGGACCTTGCCGATGGCCCGCGATGTTGCTCCCGACGGACGTGTGCTGGCCGTCGACATCCAACCGCAGATGCTGCAAAAGTTGGCCGCTCGTTCACGACGCGCCGACGTCGATAACGTCCAACCCATCTTGGGCCGCATCAACGATCCCAAACTTCCGGCCGGGCAAGTCGACTTGCTATTGATGGTCGACGTCTATCATGAATTCTCACATCCCGAATCAATGCTGTGGTCGATTCGGCGAAGCCTGAAGCCCAAAGGCGTCGTTGCGTTGTTCGAATATCGTGCGGAAGACCCGTCGGTTCCAATCAAACCGCTTCACAAGATGTCCAAACGGCAAATCATCCGTGAATACAACGCCAACGGGCTGAAGCTGGTCCGTGAATACAACCAACTTCCTTGGCAACACTTGATGTTCTTCGCGCGGGACGACAGCCCACTACCGGAAATCGATCCGGTCGCGACCAAAGATGTCTTGGAACAGATAAAAGCATCACGCTGA
- a CDS encoding Minf_1886 family protein — MTSPLQAMRKLLKDDPRFKLEAYQFIRESLQYAHEHADQIRIGDMPTDADDVRHLTGQQLCEACRLYSLEQYGYLAKIVLNSWGVHTTSDLGEVVYNLIRIEQMRKSDTDRREDFDDVYDFDEAFQPVFELASSEE; from the coding sequence ATGACTTCGCCACTGCAAGCGATGCGCAAGCTGTTAAAGGACGATCCACGTTTTAAACTGGAAGCCTATCAGTTCATTCGCGAATCCTTGCAGTACGCCCATGAACACGCCGACCAGATCCGGATCGGCGACATGCCCACCGACGCCGACGACGTCCGCCATCTGACCGGCCAACAGCTTTGCGAGGCTTGCCGGCTGTACTCGCTGGAACAATATGGCTACTTGGCCAAAATCGTTTTGAACAGCTGGGGCGTGCACACCACCAGTGATCTTGGCGAAGTCGTCTACAATCTGATCCGCATCGAACAGATGCGGAAAAGCGATACCGACCGGCGGGAAGATTTTGATGACGTGTATGACTTCGACGAAGCGTTCCAGCCGGTCTTCGAATTGGCATCTTCGGAAGAATAG